The Henckelia pumila isolate YLH828 chromosome 2, ASM3356847v2, whole genome shotgun sequence genome includes a window with the following:
- the LOC140878900 gene encoding uncharacterized protein, whose protein sequence is MIVTKSQKEEPEKSAKGKETMRPNNKDSKEDKRRSAKSSTTDALAQISSYARFLKEILTNKRKLNDLEKVTLNEECSVVLQNKLPPKFQDPRSFCIPCKIRCLSFDNVLCDLGARINLMPYSLPKKLGLGAIEPTSLSLKLVDRSMKYPRGIVKNVLVKVDKLIFPIDFIIFDMDDDYEVPLILGRPFIATSRALIDVEKGELVLRMNDQQIVFNMLQSVRDQSIVKSYFEVDVVDDCVSLCM, encoded by the exons ATGATCGTGACAAAATCACAAAAGGAGGAACCTGAAAAGAGTGCCAAGGGAAAGGAGACAATGAGGCCAAACAATAAAGATTCAAAGGAGGACAAGCGCAGATCTGCAAAATCCTCGACTACAG ATGCCTTAGCTCAAATTTCAAGTTATGCTAGATTCTTGAAGGAAATATTGACAAACAAAAGGAAGTTGAATGATCTAGAGAAAGTTACTCTTAATGAGGAATGTTCTGTTGTGCTCCAAAATAAGCTCCCACCAAAGTTTCAAGATCCAAGGAGTTTCTGTATACCTTGTAAAATCAGATGCCTTTCATTTGACAATGtgttatgtgatttaggagcgaGGATCAATTTGATGCCTTATTCACTTCCTAAGAAATTAGGTTTAGGAGCTATTGAGCCCACCTCATTGTCACTTAAGCTTGTAGACCGCTCAATGAAATACCCTAGAGGGATAGTGAAAAATGTCTTAGTTAAAGTGGACAAGCTCATATTCCcgattgattttattatttttgacatGGATGATGATTATGAAGTTCCTTTGATTTTAGGGCGCCCTTTTATTGCTACCAGTAGGGCATTAATCGATGTCGAAAAAGGGGAATTGGTTTTAAGGATGAATGATCAGCAGATTGTTTTCAATATGCTTCAGTCGGTCAGAGATCAATCAATTGTGAAATCTTACTTTGAGGTTGATGTTGTCGATGATTGTGTTAGTCTATGTATGTAG